One stretch of Chryseobacterium fluminis DNA includes these proteins:
- a CDS encoding SPOR domain-containing protein, producing the protein MRKLIRIFSVLSLLGFYTVEAQQVVKRDTLAGTELVMTMDSKVSSALENIEGKCAKVAATTSVKDMDGGEHYVRPAKIYVPSRELTNAEICRKNPRILGFKIQITTVKSNEEANEVKSYFRKRFPSLKVETDASLRPNYKILAGSYFTKQSAASDLSKIREYFKSAVAVQYRIFCAEAK; encoded by the coding sequence ATGAGAAAATTGATCAGAATATTTTCGGTATTGTCTCTTTTGGGATTTTATACTGTTGAAGCACAACAGGTTGTAAAAAGAGATACCTTGGCCGGTACGGAACTGGTGATGACTATGGATTCTAAAGTGAGCAGTGCATTGGAAAATATTGAAGGTAAATGTGCTAAAGTGGCTGCTACTACATCGGTAAAAGACATGGATGGAGGAGAGCACTATGTACGGCCTGCAAAAATATATGTTCCTAGCAGAGAGCTTACCAATGCCGAAATCTGCAGAAAGAACCCCAGGATTCTGGGCTTTAAGATTCAGATTACTACGGTGAAAAGTAATGAGGAGGCCAATGAGGTGAAGTCTTATTTCAGAAAGAGGTTTCCGAGCCTGAAAGTTGAAACGGATGCTTCTTTAAGACCTAATTATAAAATTCTGGCAGGAAGTTATTTTACAAAGCAGAGTGCAGCGTCTGACCTTTCGAAGATCAGAGAGTATTTTAAATCTGCGGTTGCAGTACAGTACAGGATTTTCTGTGCAGAAGCGAAATAA
- a CDS encoding c-type cytochrome: MISWRKHYKQTLIAIGLLLSTSASIYGQDGDPKNGEKLFKANCTACHALDKQVVGPPLKGVVERVKTEGGVDTDWLHKWIKDNKALRASGDKYANEIFEKYNKTEMQVFPNLTDKDIDDILAYTTNPPAPEPEKAAETATATDATTAAAPADKTTTSVVIISLLAIAGLLVWILIKLRQLVKLGQSEDLSGLNETRVKSFSEIYEKYHYVGKGLIAVLALLATYGVWNWIMWIGVYKGYKPEQPIYFSHKIHAGENKIDCQLCHSSAKYGKVSEIPSMNVCMNCHKAISEYNGKYLEPGKDKAFYDGEIQKIYAATGWDPEKAQYTGKTQPVEWTRIHNMPDFVYFNHSQHVVAGEQAIINSFNKKNPTNKIDVVCKACHGKIDTMNVVQMANDFTMGWCIECHRTTEVDMNNGYNKEYFKNLHDKLKKQYPKDGGKITVDAIGGLECGKCHY, translated from the coding sequence ATGATTAGTTGGAGAAAGCATTATAAACAAACGTTGATCGCAATAGGCTTATTGCTATCGACAAGTGCTTCAATTTACGGGCAAGACGGCGATCCTAAAAACGGTGAGAAACTTTTCAAAGCGAATTGTACTGCATGTCACGCGCTGGACAAACAAGTTGTAGGACCACCTCTGAAAGGGGTTGTAGAACGTGTAAAGACAGAAGGTGGTGTAGATACTGATTGGCTTCACAAGTGGATCAAGGACAACAAAGCTCTGAGAGCTTCCGGGGACAAATACGCCAATGAAATTTTCGAAAAGTATAACAAGACTGAGATGCAGGTCTTTCCAAATCTTACCGATAAGGATATAGACGATATCTTAGCCTATACAACTAATCCTCCGGCACCTGAGCCGGAAAAAGCTGCAGAAACTGCGACTGCAACCGATGCTACCACAGCAGCGGCACCAGCAGACAAAACCACCACCAGCGTTGTTATCATTTCACTTTTGGCGATTGCAGGTTTGTTGGTTTGGATCTTAATTAAACTGAGACAATTGGTTAAATTAGGTCAGTCTGAAGATTTATCCGGTCTTAATGAGACGCGAGTAAAATCTTTCAGTGAAATTTATGAAAAATACCACTATGTAGGTAAAGGATTAATTGCTGTCCTTGCGCTATTGGCTACTTATGGAGTTTGGAACTGGATCATGTGGATCGGGGTCTACAAAGGATATAAGCCAGAACAGCCTATTTACTTCTCTCATAAAATCCACGCAGGAGAAAACAAAATTGACTGTCAGTTGTGTCACTCCAGTGCTAAATACGGTAAGGTTTCCGAAATACCATCCATGAACGTTTGTATGAACTGTCACAAAGCTATTTCTGAATATAACGGAAAATATCTTGAGCCAGGAAAAGACAAAGCATTCTACGATGGAGAAATCCAGAAAATTTATGCCGCAACAGGTTGGGATCCTGAAAAAGCTCAGTATACGGGCAAAACTCAGCCGGTGGAATGGACGAGAATCCACAACATGCCTGATTTCGTATATTTCAACCACTCTCAGCACGTAGTAGCTGGTGAGCAGGCGATTATTAATTCTTTTAACAAAAAGAATCCTACAAACAAGATTGATGTTGTCTGTAAAGCCTGTCACGGAAAAATTGACACGATGAATGTTGTTCAGATGGCCAATGACTTCACTATGGGATGGTGTATCGAATGTCACAGAACGACGGAAGTTGATATGAACAACGGTTATAATAAAGAATACTTCAAGAATCTACATGACAAGCTTAAGAAGCAATACCCTAAAGATGGTGGTAAAATTACTGTAGATGCTATTGGAGGTCTTGAGTGTGGTAAATGTCATTATTAA
- a CDS encoding DUF3341 domain-containing protein, translated as MSTTKIVYGLYADDDDLMNGVKAFNDKGIAINEVYTPFPVHGLDKALGLKKTRISDAAFIYALYGVTIGATVTWYVMNHDWPQNIGGKPAFDWAHNMPAFVVPMFELMVFCAAHMMSLTFLVRNKMYPGAPAQNPDPRTTDDKFMMEFVTQDVESVKQLLIETGVEEITVKDA; from the coding sequence ATGAGCACCACTAAAATTGTATACGGACTTTATGCCGATGACGACGACTTAATGAACGGCGTTAAGGCATTCAACGATAAAGGGATTGCGATAAACGAAGTTTATACTCCATTCCCGGTTCACGGACTAGATAAAGCTTTAGGGTTAAAGAAAACAAGAATTTCTGATGCTGCATTTATCTATGCTCTTTATGGAGTGACCATCGGTGCTACGGTAACCTGGTATGTGATGAATCATGACTGGCCTCAGAACATTGGTGGTAAACCTGCCTTTGACTGGGCACACAACATGCCGGCATTCGTAGTTCCCATGTTTGAATTGATGGTATTCTGTGCCGCTCACATGATGTCATTAACTTTCTTGGTAAGAAATAAAATGTATCCTGGAGCTCCGGCTCAGAATCCGGATCCAAGAACAACCGATGATAAATTCATGATGGAATTTGTAACTCAAGATGTAGAATCTGTAAAACAGTTGCTTATTGAAACTGGAGTTGAAGAAATAACTGTTAAAGACGCTTAA
- a CDS encoding c-type cytochrome, with protein MKKNVLRITAVLGLTTVLLNSCGPKENTPLVYFPDMYFPVAYDPLMKAEDAYSDHDNEIPAFVKNNGATGLSPVEGSVAQNKDGVFEETLLPKNVDEYNAGYEASKKMTASPLTSANAAKDIERGKMLFDKTCAACHGTGGDGQGPIVQSGAYSGVPNYADRELTVGSVHYVITNGRNNMGSYAGQLTAGDRWRVAMYVMNAFKKGAAAPAAATATATTETTTETKK; from the coding sequence ATGAAAAAGAATGTATTAAGAATTACAGCGGTTTTAGGTTTAACAACAGTTTTACTTAATTCTTGCGGACCGAAAGAAAATACTCCGTTGGTTTATTTCCCTGATATGTACTTTCCTGTAGCTTATGATCCATTGATGAAAGCTGAGGATGCCTATTCGGATCATGACAATGAAATTCCTGCGTTTGTTAAAAATAATGGTGCCACAGGACTTTCTCCGGTAGAAGGAAGTGTTGCTCAAAATAAAGACGGCGTTTTTGAAGAAACACTGCTTCCTAAAAATGTAGACGAATACAATGCAGGATATGAAGCTTCTAAAAAAATGACAGCTTCTCCCTTAACTTCTGCTAATGCTGCAAAAGATATCGAAAGAGGGAAAATGTTATTTGACAAAACTTGTGCGGCTTGTCACGGAACAGGAGGAGATGGACAAGGACCAATCGTACAGAGCGGAGCATATTCCGGAGTTCCGAACTATGCTGACAGAGAACTTACGGTAGGATCTGTTCATTATGTAATAACAAACGGTAGAAACAACATGGGATCTTATGCAGGTCAACTTACTGCAGGAGATCGATGGAGAGTGGCAATGTATGTGATGAATGCTTTCAAAAAAGGAGCAGCAGCACCGGCAGCAGCTACAGCGACAGCAACCACTGAAACTACTACCGAAACTAAAAAATAA
- the nrfD gene encoding NrfD/PsrC family molybdoenzyme membrane anchor subunit, translating into MSGHYEAPIREPLIIGHKTYHDITEDIARPIEERAGKLWWISLYAALVLFLYGFGCIAYTIGTGIGAWGLNRTINWGWDITNFVWWVGIGHAGTLISAVLLLFRQRWRMSVNRSAEAMTIFAVVQAAIFPVIHMGRVWVGYWVFPLPNQFGSLWGNFNSPLLWDVFAISTYFSVSTVFWFMGLIPDFAMIRDRAKTPWTKKIYTFLAFGWGGKAKHWQRFEELSLVLAGLATPLVFSVHTTVSFDFATSVIKGWHSTIYPPYFVAGAIFSGFAMVQTLLLIARKVCHLEDYITMYHIEIMNIVIILTGGMVTVAYATEYFIGWYSGSRFEDFTYLSPGAAVGPYWWAFWSLIICNLVIPALFWFKRIRTNIIATFIIALIINIGMWFERFDIIVINLSRDYLPGSWTMFKPTIIDVGVYLGTIGFFSVLFLLYARTFPVIAQAELKSILKISGETYKAKEGDEHH; encoded by the coding sequence ATGTCAGGACATTACGAAGCTCCGATAAGGGAACCTCTAATTATTGGTCACAAAACTTATCACGATATCACAGAAGATATTGCACGACCTATCGAAGAAAGAGCAGGTAAATTATGGTGGATTTCATTATATGCAGCCTTGGTTCTATTCCTCTATGGTTTTGGATGTATCGCTTATACGATCGGGACAGGTATTGGAGCATGGGGGCTTAACAGAACTATTAACTGGGGTTGGGATATTACCAACTTCGTATGGTGGGTAGGTATCGGTCACGCCGGAACACTTATCTCCGCAGTATTATTATTATTTAGACAGAGATGGAGAATGTCTGTTAACCGTTCAGCTGAAGCGATGACCATCTTCGCAGTTGTACAGGCGGCAATCTTCCCTGTAATCCACATGGGTAGAGTTTGGGTAGGTTATTGGGTATTCCCTTTACCAAACCAGTTCGGTTCTCTTTGGGGGAACTTCAACTCTCCTCTACTTTGGGACGTATTTGCGATCTCTACTTATTTCTCGGTATCCACTGTATTCTGGTTTATGGGATTAATCCCTGACTTTGCAATGATCAGAGACAGAGCAAAAACGCCTTGGACTAAGAAAATTTATACATTCCTGGCTTTCGGTTGGGGTGGTAAAGCAAAACACTGGCAAAGATTCGAAGAACTTTCTTTGGTTCTTGCAGGTTTAGCAACACCACTAGTATTCTCAGTACACACTACCGTATCTTTTGACTTCGCTACTTCGGTAATTAAAGGATGGCACTCTACGATCTATCCTCCTTACTTCGTTGCAGGAGCTATCTTCTCAGGATTCGCAATGGTGCAGACCTTATTGTTGATCGCCAGAAAAGTATGTCACTTAGAAGACTATATTACCATGTATCATATCGAAATTATGAACATCGTAATCATCCTAACAGGAGGTATGGTAACCGTTGCTTATGCTACCGAATATTTCATCGGATGGTATTCCGGGTCAAGATTTGAAGATTTTACCTATCTTTCTCCGGGAGCTGCTGTTGGACCTTACTGGTGGGCTTTCTGGTCACTGATTATCTGTAACCTTGTAATCCCAGCATTATTCTGGTTCAAGAGAATCAGAACAAACATCATCGCAACATTTATTATTGCTTTGATCATTAACATCGGTATGTGGTTTGAGCGTTTTGATATTATCGTTATCAACCTTTCAAGAGACTACTTACCTGGATCTTGGACTATGTTTAAGCCAACGATCATTGATGTGGGTGTATATTTAGGAACAATCGGATTCTTCTCTGTATTATTCTTACTATACGCAAGAACATTCCCTGTAATTGCACAGGCCGAATTGAAATCGATTCTGAAAATCTCAGGTGAAACTTATAAAGCAAAAGAAGGAGATGAGCACCACTAA
- a CDS encoding quinol:cytochrome C oxidoreductase, whose product MYSFSPKLKSTSIILLVVGLVLFGIGFFLNKEISTEKIEHMMEAVHASGHNAPTHSSEMVGPQDHQAHLEHAALQVHNQPLASLHFVAVFFFGISCAVLFFYCIQHAAHAGWPIIITRVMEAIASYIPYGGIILVILMFLNIFHQAHLFHWMDPDLTDPNSAHFDVILFEKKRFLNIPFYAIRTIIYVAGASFFAWKLKDQSKKVDETKSKVEYQMLYRWAVGYIAFFGFASAAWAWDWLMSIDPHWYSTMYIWYSMVSCLSSGIAVIILLSVYLKKNGFLPQFNDNHLHDLGVFLFATSMLWTYTWFAQFMLYWYANVPEEVNYFFGRFQHYGTTFLPMLIVNFVLPLLVLVSSSIKRNYKVVTTMAVVVILGHLLDYFNMVMPGTVGPYWKTPEVFILILGAVLFVVGLFMFTVLTALSRLKLIPTGNPYLHESEIYEYPF is encoded by the coding sequence ATGTATAGTTTTTCACCAAAATTAAAATCAACTTCTATAATACTTCTTGTTGTAGGTTTAGTGCTGTTTGGTATTGGTTTCTTTTTAAACAAAGAAATTTCTACTGAAAAAATCGAACATATGATGGAAGCGGTACATGCTTCCGGTCATAATGCTCCTACACACTCAAGTGAAATGGTAGGTCCCCAGGATCACCAGGCTCATTTAGAGCATGCTGCCTTACAGGTTCATAATCAACCGTTGGCATCTCTGCATTTTGTGGCTGTATTTTTCTTTGGAATTAGTTGTGCTGTATTGTTTTTTTACTGTATTCAGCACGCTGCACACGCAGGTTGGCCAATTATTATTACAAGAGTAATGGAAGCTATTGCTTCTTATATTCCTTACGGTGGTATTATATTAGTAATATTAATGTTTTTAAACATTTTCCACCAGGCACACCTTTTCCACTGGATGGATCCGGACCTTACAGATCCTAATTCTGCTCATTTCGATGTGATTTTATTCGAAAAGAAAAGATTTTTAAATATTCCTTTTTACGCAATTAGAACGATTATTTACGTAGCCGGAGCATCTTTCTTTGCCTGGAAACTGAAAGATCAGTCTAAAAAAGTGGATGAAACCAAGTCTAAAGTAGAGTACCAGATGCTTTACAGATGGGCAGTAGGATATATCGCATTCTTTGGATTTGCTTCTGCAGCATGGGCTTGGGACTGGTTGATGTCTATTGACCCTCACTGGTATTCTACCATGTACATCTGGTATTCAATGGTGAGCTGTCTGTCAAGTGGTATTGCTGTCATTATTCTTTTAAGTGTTTACTTGAAGAAAAACGGATTCTTACCTCAGTTCAATGATAATCACCTTCATGATTTGGGAGTATTCCTTTTCGCTACAAGTATGCTTTGGACATATACGTGGTTTGCTCAGTTTATGTTATACTGGTATGCCAACGTACCGGAAGAGGTTAACTACTTCTTCGGAAGATTCCAACACTATGGTACAACATTCTTACCTATGCTGATTGTAAACTTTGTGTTACCATTATTAGTATTAGTAAGCAGCAGTATCAAGAGAAACTACAAAGTAGTTACCACAATGGCAGTAGTGGTTATCCTTGGTCACCTTCTAGATTACTTCAACATGGTAATGCCGGGAACAGTAGGACCATACTGGAAAACTCCTGAAGTATTTATATTAATATTAGGGGCTGTTTTATTCGTCGTTGGATTATTTATGTTTACAGTGCTTACTGCATTATCTAGACTTAAACTTATTCCTACCGGTAACCCTTACCTACACGAATCTGAAATTTATGAGTATCCTTTCTAA
- a CDS encoding YfgM family protein: protein MAKLGKNAQNEQEGKETVEFFKDLDREALNTERFLERYSKPIGIIFGALILGVLGFFAYRQFVVAPQNAEAVKSFLAAQKNLTEGKDKEALGGKSAANPGFLGTANEYPSTTIGKLSAYNAGLLKFKEGKFQEAYDLLDKFSSDNKTMEAMKFGAMADAKSGLNKNDEALQLLDKAASASDDPYTTYYFTRKAGILALGLKKNADAKKYFATIDEKYQDYDNGMSDSYIEMTKYY from the coding sequence ATGGCAAAATTGGGAAAGAATGCTCAAAATGAGCAAGAAGGTAAAGAAACAGTGGAATTTTTTAAAGACCTGGACAGAGAGGCTTTAAATACAGAGAGGTTCCTCGAAAGATATTCAAAACCGATCGGTATTATCTTCGGGGCATTGATCTTGGGGGTACTTGGATTTTTTGCTTACAGGCAATTTGTCGTTGCTCCTCAGAATGCTGAGGCTGTAAAAAGCTTTCTTGCTGCTCAGAAAAACCTTACTGAAGGAAAAGATAAAGAAGCACTGGGTGGGAAATCTGCTGCAAATCCCGGGTTTCTGGGAACGGCAAATGAATATCCGTCTACCACTATTGGTAAGCTTTCTGCTTACAATGCCGGTTTGCTGAAATTTAAAGAAGGGAAATTCCAGGAAGCCTATGATCTTTTAGATAAATTTTCTTCAGATAACAAGACGATGGAAGCTATGAAATTCGGAGCTATGGCCGATGCTAAATCCGGTCTTAACAAAAATGATGAAGCTTTACAGTTATTGGATAAAGCAGCCTCTGCTTCTGATGATCCTTATACCACCTATTATTTTACCAGAAAAGCAGGTATTTTAGCTTTAGGATTAAAGAAAAATGCAGACGCTAAAAAATATTTCGCTACGATTGACGAAAAATACCAGGATTACGACAACGGAATGTCTGATTCTTATATTGAAATGACTAAATATTACTAA
- a CDS encoding TAT-variant-translocated molybdopterin oxidoreductase produces the protein MASNKIQFRSIHELKDPALNNKLAQKEFQEEIPVEDFLGDAEQNGSSTSRRDFLKLLGFSTAAVTLAACEAPVIKTIPYVVKPHDIIPGVPNYYASTYFDGFDFASVLVKTREGRPIKIEPNPAAGELGKTNARAQAAVLSLYDNDKVKQPKLDGKDETFDKVDDFVLKGLTEAAAGNKRIVLLSQSFASPTFKKLFAEFKAKYPTAELVTYDAFPYSAALDAAQEVFGTRALPVYDFKGTELVVSFQADFLGDYNAASLETSYAAARTPGASMMRHIQVESNMSLTGANADSRYRLKPSAVNKTLVEVYNAIVGGAAPADQSAAEIVKEIQAKGSKAVVFADGSKGAQVLAHLINQKLGSVAFTGKANFLKEFDKARYNEFLGWVNAGQVGVLITNNVDPIYSHYKGAEFEKAIKKVPYVVAVADKKNAMYKAAKAVIPVANWLESWGDMEPQTGVYTLMQPTIQKIYKSRQIEESLLVWKNGKNNAANNYYDYLKSNAASILGGTSFNKALYNGITTSNNATTLSYAGGNGAQAVAELSNFKASELELVLYTKTSIGDGTQANNPWLQELPDPLTRMSWDNYLTISPKDAEKFEIENDLNARMQLDGSIVNLTVNGVKIENVPVFIQPGQAEGSVGLALGYGKKNSGATADTGVNAYPLFDGSNLVVSGVKIEKTGEDHEFAGIQLQNTLMGRYEIAKEVPLADYINVAFDDEHKGWNRPLEYHTISGALPARKIDLWDAFDDTDGPHFNLSIDLNSCTGCGACIIACQAENNVPVVGKEEIRMSRDMYWLRIDRYYSSRQKVEVYEGLKDGLAVPELYGTAFGDGGALNHPADNPDVIFQPVMCQHCNHAPCETVCPVAATSHGKQGQNHMAYNRCIGTRYCANNCPYKVRRFNWFTYNLNDKFDFNMNNDLGRMVLNPDVVVRTRGVMEKCSMCIQKTQATILNAKKEGRRVTDGEFQDSVACAAACSTGSIKFGDMNDKESKVRELYSSNRRYYLLEEIGTKPNVFYHAKVRNRVEK, from the coding sequence ATGGCTTCAAACAAAATACAATTTAGAAGTATTCATGAACTTAAAGACCCGGCTTTAAATAACAAGCTGGCTCAGAAAGAGTTTCAGGAAGAAATTCCGGTAGAAGATTTCCTTGGAGATGCTGAACAAAACGGATCAAGTACTTCAAGAAGAGATTTCTTAAAGTTGCTAGGATTCTCTACAGCTGCGGTAACGCTTGCTGCTTGTGAAGCTCCCGTAATTAAAACGATTCCTTATGTAGTAAAACCTCACGATATTATCCCTGGGGTTCCTAACTACTACGCTTCAACATATTTTGACGGTTTCGATTTCGCCAGTGTTTTAGTAAAGACACGTGAAGGTAGACCCATCAAAATTGAACCGAACCCGGCTGCTGGTGAATTAGGTAAAACTAACGCCAGAGCCCAGGCAGCTGTACTTTCTCTTTATGATAACGATAAAGTAAAACAGCCTAAGCTGGACGGTAAGGACGAGACATTTGATAAAGTAGATGATTTTGTTCTTAAAGGATTAACTGAAGCAGCAGCAGGAAACAAAAGAATTGTTCTTTTATCTCAATCTTTTGCTTCCCCTACATTCAAAAAATTATTTGCTGAATTTAAAGCAAAATATCCTACCGCTGAACTGGTAACTTATGATGCTTTCCCTTATTCTGCTGCTTTAGATGCAGCTCAGGAAGTATTCGGAACAAGAGCTTTACCGGTTTATGATTTTAAAGGAACAGAACTGGTAGTATCTTTCCAGGCAGATTTCTTAGGAGATTATAACGCTGCTAGCCTAGAAACATCTTATGCTGCAGCGAGAACTCCGGGAGCAAGCATGATGAGACACATCCAGGTAGAATCTAATATGTCTTTAACCGGTGCTAATGCCGATTCAAGATACAGATTAAAGCCAAGTGCCGTAAACAAAACATTAGTTGAAGTTTATAATGCTATCGTAGGAGGTGCTGCTCCGGCTGACCAGTCTGCTGCTGAAATCGTAAAAGAAATTCAGGCTAAAGGTAGTAAGGCGGTTGTATTCGCAGATGGCTCCAAAGGTGCTCAGGTTCTGGCACACTTGATAAACCAGAAATTAGGTTCAGTAGCTTTCACAGGTAAAGCGAATTTCCTGAAAGAATTCGATAAAGCAAGATATAATGAATTTTTAGGCTGGGTAAATGCAGGACAGGTTGGAGTATTGATTACGAATAATGTAGATCCTATTTACTCTCACTATAAAGGTGCTGAATTTGAAAAAGCAATTAAGAAAGTTCCTTATGTAGTAGCCGTTGCGGATAAGAAAAATGCAATGTATAAGGCAGCGAAAGCTGTTATTCCTGTGGCTAACTGGCTGGAATCCTGGGGTGATATGGAACCTCAGACCGGAGTTTATACATTAATGCAGCCAACCATCCAGAAAATTTACAAATCAAGACAGATCGAAGAATCTTTATTGGTTTGGAAAAACGGAAAAAACAATGCTGCCAACAACTATTATGATTATTTAAAGTCTAATGCAGCTTCTATTTTAGGAGGGACTTCTTTCAACAAGGCTTTATATAACGGTATCACTACTTCTAATAACGCAACAACGTTATCTTATGCAGGAGGAAATGGTGCTCAGGCCGTGGCTGAACTAAGTAATTTCAAAGCTTCCGAATTAGAATTAGTATTATATACGAAGACTTCTATTGGTGACGGTACTCAGGCCAACAATCCATGGTTGCAGGAATTACCGGATCCGTTAACAAGAATGTCTTGGGATAACTATCTGACAATTTCTCCAAAAGACGCTGAAAAGTTTGAAATAGAAAATGATCTTAATGCCAGAATGCAGTTGGATGGATCTATTGTAAATCTTACGGTAAACGGAGTAAAAATAGAAAACGTTCCTGTATTCATTCAACCTGGTCAAGCTGAAGGATCTGTAGGTCTTGCACTTGGTTACGGTAAGAAAAACTCAGGAGCTACAGCTGATACAGGAGTAAATGCTTATCCTTTATTTGATGGATCTAACCTGGTTGTTTCCGGTGTTAAAATCGAGAAAACAGGAGAAGATCATGAATTCGCCGGTATTCAGCTTCAAAACACATTAATGGGTCGTTATGAAATTGCGAAGGAAGTTCCTTTAGCAGATTATATTAACGTAGCATTTGACGATGAACACAAAGGATGGAACAGACCTTTGGAATACCATACGATAAGCGGTGCATTGCCGGCAAGAAAAATTGACCTGTGGGATGCATTTGATGATACAGACGGACCTCACTTTAACTTATCAATCGACCTGAATTCTTGTACTGGTTGTGGAGCATGTATCATTGCTTGTCAGGCAGAAAACAACGTTCCTGTTGTAGGTAAAGAAGAGATCAGAATGTCAAGAGATATGTATTGGTTAAGAATCGACCGTTACTATTCTTCAAGACAAAAGGTAGAGGTATACGAAGGATTAAAAGACGGATTGGCTGTTCCTGAATTATACGGAACTGCATTCGGTGACGGAGGTGCATTGAACCACCCTGCTGATAATCCGGATGTAATTTTCCAACCGGTAATGTGTCAGCACTGTAACCACGCTCCTTGTGAAACGGTATGTCCGGTTGCGGCTACTTCACACGGTAAGCAAGGTCAGAACCACATGGCTTACAACAGATGTATCGGTACGAGATATTGTGCAAACAACTGTCCTTATAAAGTAAGACGTTTCAACTGGTTTACGTATAACCTGAATGACAAGTTCGATTTCAACATGAATAACGATCTTGGAAGAATGGTTCTAAACCCAGATGTAGTGGTAAGAACGAGAGGGGTAATGGAAAAATGCTCTATGTGTATTCAGAAAACACAGGCAACGATCCTTAATGCTAAGAAAGAAGGAAGAAGGGTTACAGACGGTGAATTCCAGGACTCTGTTGCTTGTGCAGCGGCTTGTTCTACAGGATCGATCAAGTTTGGAGACATGAATGACAAAGAATCTAAAGTGAGAGAATTATACTCGAGCAACAGAAGATATTATTTACTTGAAGAGATCGGAACAAAACCAAATGTGTTCTATCACGCTAAAGTAAGAAACAGAGTAGAAAAATAA
- a CDS encoding adenine phosphoribosyltransferase, protein MTSPELIQKLEETIENIPDFPIPGIQFKDISPIFLDAKLYETVIEQFVRFSKGKVDAVCGIESRGYLFGIAIAVALEVPFILIRKAGKLPPPVISEKYDLEYGSAIIETREGQIKPGQRILIHDDLLATGGTTEAAAKLVEKQGATVSQFSFLIGLKGLNGEEKLNKFNAEVYHILEY, encoded by the coding sequence ATGACTTCACCAGAACTTATCCAAAAATTAGAAGAAACTATTGAAAATATTCCTGACTTCCCTATTCCGGGGATTCAGTTTAAAGACATATCTCCTATTTTTTTAGATGCAAAACTTTACGAAACCGTTATCGAACAATTTGTAAGATTCAGTAAAGGAAAAGTAGATGCGGTCTGCGGAATCGAAAGCCGGGGTTATCTTTTCGGAATTGCCATCGCTGTAGCTCTTGAAGTTCCTTTTATTTTAATAAGAAAGGCCGGAAAACTTCCTCCGCCGGTCATTTCAGAAAAATATGATCTTGAATACGGAAGTGCCATCATTGAAACCCGTGAAGGACAAATCAAACCAGGACAGAGAATCTTAATTCACGACGATCTTTTAGCGACAGGAGGAACAACGGAAGCCGCTGCAAAATTAGTTGAGAAACAAGGTGCCACAGTTTCACAGTTCAGTTTTCTGATCGGGCTCAAGGGACTGAACGGAGAAGAAAAATTAAATAAATTCAATGCAGAAGTATACCATATTCTGGAATATTAA